In the Scyliorhinus canicula chromosome 23, sScyCan1.1, whole genome shotgun sequence genome, one interval contains:
- the LOC119956371 gene encoding apoptosis regulator BAX-like: MSTGVTLLRGFIIERTNRRAEGCENPVTITELGGKEDELCNPDVKRLGVCLRQIGDELDGNMELQRMIENIGSKCPKEMFFKVAKEQFADGVINWGRVVTLFYFACKLVVKAMCQKIPDLIQTIITWTMEYFQENILRWIREHGGWEAILGTPTWQTIGIFTLGVITTLVVVRWKSS, translated from the exons ATGAGCACAGGGGTCACACTTCTGCGGGG ATTTATCATTGAACGGACGAATCGAAGAGCAGAGGGTTGTGAAAATCCTGTAACCATCACAGAGCTCGGAGGTAAAGAGGATGAACTGTGTAACCCTGATGTAAAGCGTCTTGGGGTTTGCCTGCGGCAGATTGGGGACGAGCTTGACGGCAACATGGAGTTACAGAG GATGATCGAAAACATTGGCAGCAAGTGTCCCAAGGAAATGTTTTTCAAAGTGGCCAAGGAACAATTTGCCGATGGAGTCATCAACTGGGGGAGAGTGGTGACTCTCTTCTACTTTGCCTGCAAGCTTGTTGTGAAG GCCATGTGCCAGAAGATTCCAGATCTGATCCAAACCATAATCACCTGGACTATGGAATATTTCCAGGAGAACATTTTGCGCTGGATTCGGGAACATGGGGGTTGG GAAGCCATCCTGGGCACTCCAACCTGGCAAACCATTGGGATCTTCACCCTGGGAGTCATCACCACTCTGGTGGTGGTACGATGGAAATCTTCCTAA